In Lolium rigidum isolate FL_2022 chromosome 7, APGP_CSIRO_Lrig_0.1, whole genome shotgun sequence, the DNA window CAACATCAGTTCGTGCAAGGCTTCCTCTGTCAGCTCCTGGGCACGGAGATCTGGTAGAAATATCAGGGAGTGGATGAGTGTCGATTAGGACAATCTACGAAGCAACAAACTTAAATTGACATAATTGACTTCTCATTTAACAGAACAGTGACAGTGTGGCGCATGCTATATGCCCATTAAACATATATATTTAGCATTTCAGGAACAAGATATTATGCGTCTTACATCTGTCAGCAACAGCATAACATATAAACGTGTGATAGTATACTAATATTGCAAGACCGCAAGTAAATACAAATGGTATATGAAGAGAAGGTTTGACTCACAAGCACTCCCACTCCGACGGACCAAAATCTTCTTGAGGGGTATACCATTTGCAACGAACAAGTTTGCCAACTTATGGACTCTCACATCATCCTTTGAGCATTTGATCTTCACGATCTGAAGGTCTTTGCAAGTAAATGATCTTCCCTGTAGCTTGATATCTGTTTGCAAGGCCTTTCTGCTCCTTATGTCGAAGTTCTTTTGCAGATCAAAAAAATTGTTATTAAGCCTGTGATCAGGTATAAATACACAGAACCATGGATGAATATACACATACCAATTTAAGTTGGAGAAAAAGCCTCTCTATATTAGGTGAATGCTGCAGAAGGAAAATTACTGCATCGAAATCAGAAGCCATGCACCATTCACCAAGGGACAGGGTCCTCAGGTTGCTAAAAGTTGGACACCTTTTCAATTCCCTACTCAGAACCACCTTCATATTGCACAAAAAGAAATAAGTATTCTGTAAAGAACAACAGTAATTTGAATCAACCTATATTGTACACAATGCATACAAGTTGGTTTATTTATTATTTATAGAAGAAAAGAAACATGCCACCTTAAACAGGAGAAAAAGAACAACCATATAGTTATGTAATATTAGAGGATTAGCACATACTGTCAGAATACAATTCATCTTTTTTCCTGGTACAAAATTATGCAAATGGAAATTCACTTAGACTAGTACAAGACTCGAGATGTGTTATACTGAGTATAGAATAACATTAAAACATTAAGCTTATGAACAGGTACACtatcaaaataataataataaacaaTCATACATAATTATCTTCATAAATGAAAGATGGGCCCAAAGGTATCCACTTTCATACCTAACTGATTCACCCAGTCCACTCTATGATGAAATGAAGTACTAGAACTGTTTTTCATTTGAACAGGTTTTGATACTACTGGAGAGCCAAAGGTAAGAAATGTGCATAAAGAACATCGTGTGTTCTGGTGGAAGGAATAGAGGCAATCATGAGAGAAATGATCTTGTAAAAGTAAACGGCTAATGTCAAGGAAACAAAGTAAGCATACTGAAAGAGAGAGAGATCAGCAAAAGATGGTGGCAGCTATACCTCTCCAGCATCAGTTAACAATCCCAAACTTGTAACATTTGAAAGACTCCGAAGAATGTTGTGACCACCCAAACATTCACTATCACTGATTTCAGTATTTTCATAGCTATGATAGTTGGTATCTTTACTATAACTCTGACTGTCAGCATGGTAAATGTGCTTTTCCTCTTTTGCGATCTCACTGTACTCATAGGTATTGTCATCACTGTCCATATCACTATCATGGCCATTGTCCTTCTGACCACCACACCGATATCCAATGTTAGAATCATTACTGTTATCCGAACCATCTTCCTCATCAGTGTTTTCTTCAAAACTATCATCTTCACTGATGTATCCAAAATCATCACCAATCTTATAGGTATCTCTGTTAGCAGTAATTTCGTTACCATCGCCTTCATCATCAGTAGTTTCATCGCAACCCTCTTGATCACTGATGAGTTCAAAAGGACGATTGGAATCATGCTTATCATCATAACTGGTTTCATCACAATCCTCTTGATCAATGATGTGTTTATAACCACAATTGCAACCATCATCATCAGCGGTTTCATCATAGTCCACTTTATCATTGATGTTTTCAGAACCACCActggtattatcatcatcatcatcactggtCCAAGTTTCATCACAATCCTCTTTACCATTGATGTTTCCAGAACCACAACTGGTATTATCATCATCAGTGGGTTCATCGCTATCCTCTTCACTAGTGATGTGTTCAGAACCATGATTGCTATTATCACGGTTATCAGCAGTCTGATCAGAATCCTCTTGATCAACGATGTGTTCaggaccatcaccatcatcatcatcggtaGTTTCATCACAATCCTCTTGATCAGTAacgtgttcatcatcatcatcatcagtggTATCATCATAAGCATCATCCTCACTGATGTCATCACTCAAGAAATAGTCGTCGACTATGATAGTTCCAGTGACCAGTGACCCTAGGTGCTTTAGTAGTGGAACTCGGCCGTAAGGCGTGATGAGGCGCAGCTGTACGAGGTTGGGAGCAGCAACCGAGAAGTCCGTGTCGATCTTGCATTTGAGCATGACTAAAGTCCTCAAGGATGCAGAGACAATCTCATCACCCGTGACCAAGCAATCCTTAAGATGGAGTTCCTCCAAACATGTGCAACTAGAAGAGAGCTGCCCAAGGATCCTGTGGTCAAGCCTGGCATAGGACAGCTTCAAGATCTTGAGGTGGGAGGAGACGAAGGAGACGCCCTTCAACAGCGCAGGGAATCTGCGATGTCCGACAACATGAATGACCCGCGCACTGTGCTCCATGGAAACACTGATCCAGCGTGAACTGTCGTCGTCAGAGAAGGCCCCAATCATCTCGCTCGACTGCAGGCGGAGCGTGTCCACGGGCACCGACGCgttgcgggagaggaagaggcgggAAACGAAGCCGCGGAGGTCGTCTGGCGCGAAGTCGCGGGTGGAGTAGCGCGTGCGCAGGTCGAGGCAGGTCGCGGACGCCCAGAGGTGGCGCCACCGCCGCGCGAGCACGCAGGTGCGCACCACCTCCCACGCCCTCAGGTACGACAGGATGCGGTGCAGCAGGTCGTCCGGGAGGGCGCTGAGGTGGTCGGCCGCCTCGCCTCCGGAGTGGGACGCCGTCTCGCCCGCGGCGCCGCCCGGCACCAAGAGCTCGGTGGCTGCCTCGCTCGGgcacatttcgtcgaacaggtggCGTGCTGCACTTGTCGCAAGACAGGGGGGGAATAGATCGAAGCCAGAGATGAGATACGGAGTTGTTGTCGCTTCTCAGAAATCAAAAGGTTTTGAGGATGGAGGCGACCGCTTCCTTGGCTTTCTCGGTGTGGAGCGGCTGCCTATCCAACCATTTTGGAGTGTTCGAACTTTGGACAGGAACGAGGCTTTTGGCACATGGTCACTTCcagtattagggcatctccagggcgtgacgcatttcggacgtctaaaAGTGATCGCGAGCGTCGTTTGCGTCGTCCCGCGTAtatattttgtccgcgcgtccgtttacatctgggtgtgctcccaacgGGGCGACCTATTTTTTGAATTACAACATAGTTAAAAACATTCAAAatagtacataaaaatgcataaaaactatacaaagtagatctataggcctagactacttgcttcctgacggaccggcaccgtcgttgcgtcgctccgtcgcctgcttctccgtcgcctgcttctccgccgcctcccgcacggccgctatggctcggtgcgccgccgcgtcctggctcagtgcctgctccagcctcgcgttgacggcgtcgtccttgagcgtctcgaaagactcgacgatggccctctgctccgccgccctctcctccggcgtcggtgcatcagggtcatcggaggaccaagatatctccgagtcggagtcctctgctgcagcggcggccgccagcttgcgctgttccagctcggcgtccaacgccgcgtggcccgccagctcctcctgtgcttccttctccgcttcggcccggggccgcggcgtccccgaccgggtggaggaggtcggtgcttcgtcttcggagtcgaactcctcggaggacctcgaggccggaggaggtggagtgggaggtgaaagtggaggtggaggcgcggcagcccggccgcgtccggcgctgctcggGGTGGATCTGCCGGAGGCCgagaggaagcggcgctacggcggcggcggctagggtttagtggggaggagatgagatgctcgcgcccgtatatataggtcggaggcagggcgacggccgcgccacgcgtggcatcgccattactacgtgcgcagaggtaggcgacggccacgcgccacgcgaggcatcgccatttacgcggccgcagactgccgaagcgacgcctcgccgCCGCATGCGGCGGAGAAGATGCATCGACGCTgcgtcactgccaggcgggcccgacgaaacgtccgccagacgcgagcggacactttccgcgtccgccagagacgcatcccaggcgcatatttgggctaggtttgcgtctccgcggacggcccggtcactttgcgtcgccccgctggaggtggtgccagacgcatttccggtcacggtgtacgaaaacggtcgctcagcgaccgtttgcgtcgcgccgctggagatgcccttactctcAAGTATGAACATTTGCCTCAATGTCTTTGCCTCTATTGCCAGGTTTCCTAAATGGATCCACGATTTAAGCTAGAGCTAaagctttagagcatctccaccggcggcccgatAGCGgctctgtagcaatttgggtccggaagcgaaaatgggctcgcaccggcgcggccCAAATGGCGCCGGCGATTTTTCGAGTccaatagaagcgtcggcaaccccgtactggctccttcgccaagggcgcgaatcgggcacgccgacgcctcgcggaacgacggttttcgtgggtgggggcgccttgtcagcgaggggacgcggcggttcgcatcaGAAACGACACGGGGAGGTTAGTCATCGGCATTAATGGCCTCCCACGCGGAAACCAAAACGGTgagggcggcgactggccacgcggcgtccacctaccttacccacgcgccttcaatgtGCGTCCGtcgcctcccttaaaaccccaccgGCGCGCACTTCTCTCTTTTCCCCGCCGTCCAACCCTAGTCGTCGCCGTCCTCAACCTCCGCGCGAACCACCACCCACGCACCAacgcgatggcgcacaacgaccaggccggcggcagcggtggcggcaTGCTCCGCTCGACGCAGCTGATGTTCGACGAGGCCGACGTGCTGTACTGGCACCGTATTCCCGTGCCAGTACAGTACAAGTTGTcgcacggctggcacgtctccaacggcAGCTTCGCCCtgctgccaccgccaccgcgaggaCCACAGACGCGGGCCCTCGCCAAGGAACGGTGGGCCAAGATGACGCCGAAGGAGAGGAGCCTGCGGGAGAACGCCATCGAAATCCCGTCCTGGGCAGGGCGCTTCGAACACGAGCGCGCCGTCGAACTCGCTCGGACGGACAACCCCTCGGGTGGCCGCTTCAACAACGTcggccgccgtgcctggtggtacggccgcgacGTCTACGACACGCTCCGCCAATATAGCTACCGTCCATGCGTCCGCGGGCAACGGGAACCGCTATACTTCCCGCAGGCGGCGAACATGGCGCCGCCTACCCGGCAGAGGGCGCTGGAACGGACCGCGGCGTCCGAAACCTCACGCACCGGATCGTCTGCTGCCGcgcgcacgcgctcggccgcTTCCGCGCCTCCTTCTGGAGGCATTGTCATCTGTGACGACGCGAGGCGCGTCTCCTCTGCTCTAGCTCGTCGGACGATGGGGTCGGGCCACcgctcccgcgtcaaggaggaggacgcctcgccaccacttccgtcggcgaagaagcaatggtgggagaacataagagctaactcaaatTTCCATGTACTAAAATCTTCAATATTAAACTTGGGTGGATCACCCctagtgtttatatgaggatgggggaACCGAGACATCGGGAGAGCGAAAAGGTGGAGGGTAAGCATTGTAGCTTACTCCAACACTTGTTGCCCTAGGAGAGGCCTTCAGAGTATTAACTTTTTCTAAGTGATCACCATCCAAGGGTTGGCTAGAAGAGGGTAAGCccgaagcatctcccttttcTAATGCACCCTTGTCCCTTTCCTCTATGACCGGGATGACGGGGGGAACCGGCATCATAAGCCCGGAAAgcattttctttttaatttccatTTGAacttccatggaggacctcaatgATGTTTCCATCAACTTGAGATCTTCCATTGAGACCGGCTCCACGGCCCCTTCCGTAACATCATCGTCcgacatactcttaggcggttaagcccgaaataagagccgagactctgataccaattgaaaggatcatatgccgcacctagaggggggtgaataggtgctaaccaatttttagttctttttcaatttagacttgacacaaaggtaaattctctagatatgcaactatgtgaatttacctatatgacaagatcaacTACTAGGCAATATATAGCAAGACAATATATAGGGGAGCtaataaggatagaggtaaccaagAGTGGAGTACGCGGAGACACAAAGATGATTCCCGTAGCTCCTTCCTTTTGACAGGAAGTACGTCTATGTTTGGAGGAGtatggtcgctacgaaagccagaccaacgccacgaaggcttcactcaggtctcctgtgagcaacgccacgaaggactagccgacttccactaagggatttcctcgaggcggaaatcgggcctttacaaggttcttggggcacacatccacaaccgaattggagtctcccaatatctgtaacaacacaacaacaagaacaaatcaaccacaaacaactagggtttccaaaagaggaacactagaaAAGGGGCCCTCaaacatatgagggggaaatgcaaatcgcttcggtgaagatgtagatcgcggtcttctccttcgattctccaaagatcaagagctttggatggttggacggggagatcttgtgattcttgtgattcttaaggtggctctaatggtggatgaacttggcAGGAAATGAGCAGCTTGAGGTAGAGGAAGAAGGGGGGCATATATACCCCCCTCAAAAAACGAGCCGTTGGAGGATATTTGGCGGCGGATTATCCGACCTAAGTAAGGGCCGAATTATCCGGCCACCTCGGATTATCCGGCCACCTCGGATTATCCGGCCTTATAGAAATATCCGGCCTGGATCCAGGGGTATACTGAGAGACTCGTCGAAAAGTCCTTAACCGTTTTTCAGGGCccgaatattttgcaaatatccggccccggattatccggcctgtgattattttcttcttccttttatcTTGTTTTTCCACACAGTTTCAACCACATATATGTTCTGCACTATCTCAAcacacattagtgtatcacatatattgtcatcaaacattcaaaatttataaaccgagagatgttctttcaggccTTGGCGATCCTTCTTGCAGCTGAAGATGCTCGAGCAGGAACTCTCCTTCCTATACACGTTAACCTAGAAGCCGTCATCAGCAGGCGTCGTCGACCCTAAGCTCAGCCTTACTGGCAGAGGTGAGgacttgatgaagccgacgtGCTCGGCCCTCCACTGGAGCTGCACCCTGTGCTCGCAGCGCTCGCCCATGTACAAGGCCACTTTCACCGGCGGGCTATTGTTCTCCAGCTTGTACTTTCCTGATAGGAGCTGCTCCATGTAGGGCGGCACAACGAGGGCACGAAGGTGCTGGCTCTCTAGCTGCACGAACAACGTAGGCAACCGCTGCATGGGACCGTGCCCTAGGTTAGCAGGACGCCCGACGTGAGCCCTAGGCTCGGTGAGCTGCCGGTGGGCTTCCATGAACCCTTCATTGGAGTCCCGAAGCTGCACTCGGACAACATTGTCCCGTGCCTCCCCTAT includes these proteins:
- the LOC124673438 gene encoding uncharacterized protein LOC124673438; this encodes MCPSEAATELLVPGGAAGETASHSGGEAADHLSALPDDLLHRILSYLRAWEVVRTCVLARRWRHLWASATCLDLRTRYSTRDFAPDDLRGFVSRLFLSRNASVPVDTLRLQSSEMIGAFSDDDSSRWISVSMEHSARVIHVVGHRRFPALLKGVSFVSSHLKILKLSYARLDHRILGQLSSSCTCLEELHLKDCLVTGDEIVSASLRTLVMLKCKIDTDFSVAAPNLVQLRLITPYGRVPLLKHLGSLVTGTIIVDDYFLSDDISEDDAYDDTTDDDDDEHVTDQEDCDETTDDDDGDGPEHIVDQEDSDQTADNRDNSNHGSEHITSEEDSDEPTDDDNTSCGSGNINGKEDCDETWTSDDDDDNTSGGSENINDKVDYDETADDDGCNCGYKHIIDQEDCDETSYDDKHDSNRPFELISDQEGCDETTDDEGDGNEITANRDTYKIGDDFGYISEDDSFEENTDEEDGSDNSNDSNIGYRCGGQKDNGHDSDMDSDDNTYEYSEIAKEEKHIYHADSQSYSKDTNYHSYENTEISDSECLGGHNILRSLSNVTSLGLLTDAGEVVLSRELKRCPTFSNLRTLSLGEWCMASDFDAVIFLLQHSPNIERLFLQLKLNFDIRSRKALQTDIKLQGRSFTCKDLQIVKIKCSKDDVRVHKLANLFVANGIPLKKILVRRSGSAYLRAQELTEEALHELMLFGPKWTNTKFVKFLERSTLVTEIRL